The following proteins are co-located in the Deinococcus detaillensis genome:
- a CDS encoding enoyl-CoA hydratase-related protein — MTSSNPVLLSETKNAVLTLSLNRPERLNAANDELLFSLTEALKAAETDPAVRVVVITGAGRGFCAGQDLGDVQNREGSTNFTEHLRHTYIPLIQTIRGLKKPVITAVNGVAAGAGASLALSGDVRLWSENATLIEVFSNIALIPDAGSTWFLPRSVGAARAFELMAFAEKVSAADGLKMGLCEQVYSAETFADDVQAYAERLAARPLNALALTKQALNFALSSSLDAALDNESVLQQLAGDHAEHKEGVRAFAEKRKPDFGKF; from the coding sequence ATGACTTCATCCAATCCTGTTCTTTTGTCTGAAACCAAGAACGCTGTCCTGACACTGAGTCTCAACCGCCCCGAGCGCCTCAACGCCGCCAATGACGAGCTGCTTTTCTCACTGACCGAGGCCCTCAAAGCGGCCGAAACCGATCCCGCCGTGCGCGTTGTCGTCATCACCGGAGCGGGGCGCGGCTTTTGCGCCGGGCAGGATTTGGGAGACGTGCAAAACCGGGAAGGCAGCACCAACTTCACTGAGCACCTGCGCCACACGTACATTCCGCTGATTCAAACCATTCGGGGCCTGAAAAAGCCGGTCATCACGGCGGTTAATGGCGTGGCAGCGGGCGCAGGCGCGAGTCTGGCCCTCAGCGGCGATGTCCGGCTATGGAGCGAGAACGCCACCCTGATCGAGGTGTTTTCCAACATCGCCCTGATCCCTGACGCGGGCAGCACTTGGTTCTTGCCCCGCTCGGTGGGCGCGGCCAGAGCTTTTGAATTAATGGCCTTTGCCGAAAAGGTAAGCGCCGCAGACGGGCTGAAGATGGGCCTGTGCGAGCAGGTCTACAGCGCCGAAACCTTCGCAGACGATGTGCAGGCCTATGCCGAGCGCCTAGCGGCCCGCCCGCTGAACGCCCTCGCCCTTACCAAGCAGGCGCTCAACTTTGCCCTGAGCAGCTCGCTGGACGCCGCGCTGGACAACGAATCGGTCTTGCAACAACTGGCAGGCGACCATGCCGAGCACAAAGAGGGCGTGCGGGCCTTTGCCGAGAAACGCAAGCCGGATTTCGGGAAATTCTGA
- a CDS encoding FadR/GntR family transcriptional regulator gives MTKLPTTDQTADSRAFQVSRYLMEYIRHERLKAGDAVPSEMKLSRELNVSRSVVREAYRTLAATGVIDISNGRTPRVSRIDSLPVSALMRHAMYTGQVTPLQIMELRSALDTQAARLAARHATPDALESLQRALDAMREAGPIGGAYIRHDVHFHALLAEASGNPLIALQVTALSKAARYSIRAGRNAEPSALGFAELLMRHQVLLAAVKAGHEQAAVEASQMHFTAAEAALDLALQEE, from the coding sequence ATGACTAAACTTCCCACCACCGACCAAACTGCTGACAGCCGCGCTTTTCAGGTCAGCCGATACTTGATGGAATACATCCGCCACGAGCGCTTGAAAGCGGGCGACGCGGTGCCGAGTGAAATGAAACTGAGCCGTGAGCTCAATGTCAGCCGCAGCGTGGTGCGCGAAGCTTACCGGACGCTGGCGGCCACCGGCGTGATCGACATTTCCAACGGCAGGACACCCAGAGTCAGCCGGATCGACTCGCTACCGGTCAGCGCCTTGATGCGCCACGCCATGTACACCGGACAGGTCACGCCGCTGCAAATCATGGAGTTGCGCTCGGCGCTCGACACCCAGGCGGCGCGTTTGGCAGCCCGTCACGCCACGCCCGACGCGCTGGAGTCACTTCAGCGGGCGCTGGACGCCATGCGTGAAGCGGGGCCGATTGGAGGCGCGTACATTCGTCACGACGTTCACTTTCACGCGCTGCTGGCCGAGGCGTCGGGCAACCCTTTGATCGCGCTGCAAGTCACGGCGCTGAGCAAAGCTGCCCGCTACAGCATCCGCGCCGGGCGCAATGCCGAGCCGTCGGCGCTGGGGTTTGCCGAGCTGCTGATGCGCCACCAAGTGCTGCTCGCCGCAGTGAAAGCGGGCCACGAGCAGGCCGCCGTAGAAGCCAGTCAGATGCATTTCACGGCGGCGGAAGCGGCACTCGACCTTGCGCTGCAAGAGGAATGA
- a CDS encoding acyl-CoA dehydrogenase family protein produces the protein MTGTLDQTTAVFTRSGRTQDLQQRLSAFMQEHIYPNEAEFARQVDTGNRWEHVQLIEDLKPLAREAGLWNLFLPRESDPEGQFGAGLSSLDYAPLCEIMGRVWWAPEIFNCNAPDTGNMEVLTRYGTKEQQETWLTPLLNGEIRSCFAMTEPEVASSDATNIESSITRDGDEYVLNGRKWWTSGAGDPRCKVVIFMGKTDPNAERHLQQSMILVPLDAKGVTIKRMLTVFGYDDAPHGHAEVIFENVRVPVTSMLLGEGRGFEIAQGRLGPGRIHHCMRLIGQAERALELMVARAAERVAFGKPLAAHQHVHELIAESRIEIDQARLLTLQAAHMMDTVGNKAARSQIAAIKVVAPNVALKVIDRAIQVFGGAGVSGDTPLAQMYAQARTLRLADGPDIVHLETVAKMELKRQGVDTRRKANGA, from the coding sequence ATGACCGGTACATTAGATCAGACCACTGCGGTATTTACCCGCTCAGGGCGCACCCAAGACTTGCAGCAGCGCCTCAGCGCCTTTATGCAGGAGCACATCTACCCCAACGAGGCCGAGTTCGCCCGGCAAGTCGACACCGGCAACCGCTGGGAACACGTGCAGCTCATTGAAGACCTCAAGCCTCTGGCGCGTGAAGCGGGCTTATGGAACCTGTTTTTGCCGCGTGAAAGCGACCCGGAAGGCCAGTTCGGTGCAGGTCTGAGCAGCCTCGACTATGCGCCGCTATGCGAGATCATGGGCCGGGTCTGGTGGGCACCCGAAATCTTTAACTGCAACGCCCCTGACACCGGCAATATGGAAGTGCTGACCCGCTACGGCACCAAAGAGCAGCAAGAAACCTGGTTGACGCCGCTGCTGAACGGTGAAATCCGCTCCTGCTTCGCCATGACCGAGCCGGAAGTGGCCTCGTCGGACGCCACCAATATCGAGTCCAGCATCACCCGTGACGGCGACGAGTATGTACTCAACGGGCGCAAGTGGTGGACTTCGGGCGCAGGCGATCCCCGCTGCAAAGTCGTCATCTTCATGGGCAAGACCGACCCCAACGCCGAGCGCCACCTGCAACAGTCGATGATTCTGGTTCCACTGGACGCGAAGGGTGTGACCATCAAGCGGATGCTGACGGTGTTCGGTTACGACGACGCGCCGCACGGCCACGCCGAAGTCATCTTCGAGAATGTGCGCGTTCCTGTGACCAGCATGCTGCTGGGCGAGGGACGCGGCTTTGAAATTGCGCAGGGCCGCCTCGGGCCGGGCCGCATTCACCACTGTATGCGCCTGATCGGGCAGGCCGAGCGGGCTTTGGAATTGATGGTGGCGCGGGCCGCTGAGCGCGTGGCGTTCGGCAAACCGCTGGCCGCCCACCAGCACGTCCACGAGCTGATCGCCGAGAGCCGCATCGAGATCGATCAGGCTCGCCTGCTGACCTTGCAAGCCGCCCACATGATGGACACGGTGGGCAACAAAGCCGCCCGCTCGCAGATCGCCGCCATCAAGGTGGTCGCCCCGAACGTGGCCCTTAAAGTCATTGACCGCGCCATTCAGGTGTTCGGCGGCGCGGGCGTCAGCGGCGACACGCCATTGGCCCAGATGTACGCTCAGGCCCGCACCCTGCGGCTGGCCGACGGCCCCGACATCGTGCATTTGGAAACGGTGGCCAAAATGGAACTCAAGCGGCAAGGCGTGGATACCCGGAGGAAAGCAAATGGAGCTTAA
- a CDS encoding SDR family NAD(P)-dependent oxidoreductase — MELKGKTVVVTGSASGIGKALTERFVKEGARVIASDRSAEAGQREAESAGARFVAADVSHEKDIQRLIEDVWANEGEIDLFCSNAGIAIGAGPESPDSQWRLIENVNVMSHVWAARHLLPRMLERGEGYLFNTASAAGLLTELHSAPYAVTKHAALAFAEWLAITYGDRGIKVSCLCPEGVWTPMIQNAPLLQQTAVTTDVLVEAVLEALHEEKFLITTHASTLQSFQVKAENYDNWIGKMRRLRGKAMALLQNASVGSKPE, encoded by the coding sequence ATGGAGCTTAAAGGCAAAACCGTTGTCGTCACCGGCAGCGCGTCCGGCATCGGCAAAGCCCTGACCGAGCGCTTCGTCAAGGAAGGAGCGCGGGTGATCGCCTCAGACCGCAGCGCCGAGGCGGGCCAGCGCGAGGCCGAGTCGGCTGGAGCCAGATTCGTGGCGGCAGATGTCAGCCACGAAAAAGACATTCAGCGACTCATCGAAGATGTCTGGGCCAATGAGGGCGAGATCGATCTGTTTTGCTCGAATGCCGGCATCGCCATCGGCGCGGGGCCGGAATCGCCCGATAGCCAGTGGAGGCTCATCGAAAACGTCAACGTGATGAGCCATGTCTGGGCCGCCCGCCACCTGCTGCCGCGCATGCTGGAGCGCGGCGAAGGCTACTTGTTCAACACCGCCTCAGCGGCGGGCCTGTTGACCGAGCTGCATTCCGCGCCCTACGCCGTGACCAAGCACGCGGCGCTGGCCTTTGCCGAGTGGCTGGCGATCACCTACGGAGACAGGGGCATTAAAGTGTCGTGCCTGTGCCCGGAAGGCGTCTGGACACCGATGATTCAGAATGCGCCGCTGCTCCAGCAAACCGCCGTGACCACCGACGTGCTGGTGGAAGCGGTGCTGGAAGCCCTACACGAGGAAAAATTCCTGATCACCACCCACGCCAGCACCTTGCAGAGTTTTCAAGTCAAGGCGGAAAACTACGACAACTGGATCGGTAAAATGCGGCGGCTGCGCGGTAAGGCGATGGCGCTGCTGCAAAATGCCAGCGTTGGCAGCAAACCAGAGTGA